From Pagrus major chromosome 9, Pma_NU_1.0, the proteins below share one genomic window:
- the fundc1 gene encoding FUN14 domain-containing protein 1 — protein MANRDKELEEEIYDKVVDLTEYAKRQRWWNRLFGNNSGPVAEKYSVATQIAIGGVSGWCVGYLFQKVGKVAATSVGGGLLLLQIANHTGYIQVDWKRVEKDVNKAKKQLKKGTKQAGPELNTFVERSTEFVKKNIVVTSGFIGGFLLGLAS, from the exons ATGGCGAACCGCGACAAGG agctggaagaggagatCTACGACAAAGTCGTAGACCTGACAGAATATGCCAAACGTCAACGATGGTGGAATCGCCTTTTTGGGAACAACTCTGGCCCCGTAGCAGAGAAATACTCCGTGGCCACACAGATAGCCATAGGGGGAGTGAGTGGATG GTGTGTGGGGTATCTCTTCCAGAAGGTTGGTAAAGTTGCTGCTACATCTGTGGGGGGAGGTCTTCTGCTGTTGCAG ATTGCTAACCATACTGGCTATATCCAAGTGGACTGGAAGAGAGTAGAGAAGGATGTCAACAAAGCAAAGAAGCAGTTAAAAAAGGGCACCAAACAAGCAGGCCCAGAGCTGAACACATTTGTTGAGAGG TCCACCGAGtttgtgaagaaaaacattgttgTCACAAGTGGTTTCATTGGAGGATTCCTGCTCGGCCTGGCATCTTAG